In Trichoderma breve strain T069 chromosome 4, whole genome shotgun sequence, the following proteins share a genomic window:
- a CDS encoding major facilitator superfamily domain-containing protein — MSSIPDPEKGECSPTSSPPSIHSSTDSITTAQSEEQDFDNEKKTVRNQILEDNPEPHHDALVPTVSLATAAQPTGDAAGQEAGRSRSRASTTRSRTLNVIPRSQRRGLLGRFAVVPEVDRPYDYKNSTKWGITLTIAVATAAAPLGSSIFYPALPEMTKSLNTTEDIANLSVALYMISMSIFPLWWSSFSEQFGRRSIYIISFALFLIFAILSAVSTNIAMLIVFRIFTGGASASVQAVGAGTIADIWESHERGRAMSMFYLGPLLAPLIAPIVGGALAQAWGWKATMWFLAIYGVVILAMLIFFLPETLARKKVETRKLAASAKQVFIDPLKVLLFLRFPPVFITVFTAAIAFGALFISNISIQQKFSQPPYNYSEIIVGLLYLPAGLGYFIASLFGGRWIDKIMARQAIKANRYDENGKLIYLPEDRFRENMWLANTMYPIGLLIYGWTLNYGVIFIVPAIGSFIFGASSMLVFSAATTMLTEFVRKKSSAGVAVNNFVRNILSCVGVIVAAPWIDAIGVGWVFTTVALFCMIAGYIGIWTLRRNAPEWRKQMDEALKNI; from the exons ATGTCTTCTATACCCGATCCCGAAAAGGGAGAGTGCTCACCTACATCttcccctccatccatccattcctcCACCGacagcatcaccactgcGCAAtcagaagaacaagactttgacaacgaaaagaagacggTCCGCAATCAAATTCTCGAGGACAATCCTGAGCCTCATCATGACGCTCTTGTCCCAACCGTCAGCTTAGCAACGGCAGCGCAGCCCACGGGCGACgcagctggacaagaagctggccgcTCCCGGTCTAGGGCTTCAACTACGCGATCAAGGACTCTCAACGTCATTCCTCGCTCTCAGCGCCGTGGGCTTCTGGGCCGTTTTGCTGTTGTGCCCGAGGTTGACCGTCCTTATGATTACAAGAACTCGACCAAATGGGGCATCACTTTGACTATTGCTGTggcaactgctgctgctcctctcGGTTCCTCCATCTTTTACC CTGCTCTCCCTGAGATGACCAAAAGTCTCAACACCACCGAAGACATTGCCAACCTCTCTGTCGCCCTTTACATGAtctccatgtccatctttCCCCTCTGGTGGTCGTCCTTCTCAGAGCAATTCGGCCGCCGCTCAATCTACATCATCTCCTTTGCCCtctttctcatctttgcTATTCTCTCCGCCGTTTCCACCAACATCGCCATGCTCATCGTCTTCCGTATCTTCACTGGCGGTGCTTCCGCCTCTGTCCAAGCGGTTGGTGCCGGCACCATTGCCGACATCTGGGAGTCTCATGAGCGAGGCCGTGCTATGAGCATGTTTTATCTTGGACCGCTGCTTGCACCCCTGATTGCACCCATCGTTGGAGGTGCTCTGGCCCAGGCATGGGGATGGAAGGCGACCATGTGGTTTCTTGCAATTTACGGggtcgtcatcttggccatgttAATCTTCTTCCTTCCTGAGACGCTGGCACGAAAGAAGGTTGAG ACCAGGAAACTCGCTGCGAGCGCCAAACAGGTATTTATTGATCCCCTCAAGgtgctcctctttctccgATTCCCTCCGGTATTCATCACTGTCTTTACCGCTGCCATTGCTTTTGGTGCCCTATTCATCTCCAACATTTCTATCCAGCAAAAGTTCTCGCAGCCTCCTTACAACTATAGCGAGATCATCGTTGGCTTGCTCTACCTCCCTGCGGGCTTGGGCTACTTCATCGCCTCCCTCTTTGGAGGCAGATGGATCGACAAGATCATGGCTAGACAGGCCATTAAAGCAAATCGATATGACGAAAATGGCAAGCTTATCTACTTGCCTGAGGATCGTTTCAGGGAGAACATGTGGCTGGCTAATACCATGTACCCTATTGGATTGTTGATTTACGGCTGGACGCTCAACTATGGTGTCATTTTCATTGTTCCTGCAAttggcagcttcatctttggcgcGTCATCCATGCTCGTCTTT TctgctgccaccaccatGCTCACGGAATTCGTGCGCAAGAAGAGCTCTGCCGGCGTTGCAGTCAACAATTTTGTTCGCAACATTCTCAGCTGCGTCGGCGTCATTGTCGCGGCTCCGTGGATTGACGCAATTGGTGTGGGATGGGTGTTCACCACTGTGGCTTTGTTTTGTATGATTGCCGGTTACATTGGCATTTGGACGTTGAGGAGGAATGCGCCTGAGTGGAGGAAACAGATGGATGAGGCGTTGAAGAACATATAA